The Chitinophaga parva genomic sequence TGAACAAAGATACACGCCCGGGGCTATCGTCTCACAACGGGCGGCGGGCGATGCGATAGGCCTTACGGAAATCCCATTTGTTTCCTAACTTGCTCTTTCACCCAGTTTACCAGGCAGCATGGAAACCTACACACTTTACTTTCACAGGCCCGATTACGAAGGCCTCCTCGCCAAGGCCCGGGAAGCCTTTCCCCAGGCCAGGATCCGCAACCAGGTGCAAGACGGCTCTCAAAAGATAGAAATAACCACCACTTCCGGTTTCCTGGGTAGGCGCCGCTTCCTGGACATTAGTTACCGCCAGCGGGAGCAGCCAGGCTACCAGTTGCAGCGCGCTACCTGCCCGGTTACCGCGCAGCTCATGGGTATGTACAATTTCGTAGCCGGTATCGAGGCACAAGACAGTGCGGTGAAGGAGCGCCTGCTCCGGAAGATACAGACAATAAACGCAGAAGTTGCTATCAGCCTGGGACCGGACCTGTCTGCGGCATTTCAGGAATTTTTGCAACAGCTGGCCCGGGACTATGACGCTGTTCTTTTCGCAAACGTTAAAACATCGCTCAATAAAACCGGTGTGCCGCAATTCCAGGACAGCCGGTTCCGCAACATCATGGACGCGGAAGGGAGTACCGGTGACGGCGAGATAAATATACAGATTGACAGTAAGTATTTCGACGGGCAAAAGCCTGCCACGGATGCGCAGTTGGCACGTAAAGCCGCCACCGAGGCGTTGTTGCGGGAAAAAGGGATCCGCGTGAATACCCATTTGCCTTGCGTGCCGGATGCCGGGGAGACGAACCTGCGCGCCCAGGAAACTATTATTGAAAGAGCGTATGCATTGCTGGTTACCGCCGCCCTGGGTGCCGGCGTGCCGAAGGAGCGCCTGGATGGCACCCGTAAGGAGTTTGACGTGAAGGAACTCTCTCCGGAAGAGGACCGGTACTACCAAATGGCGCAATTGGATGCCAAAGCGGTTTCATTATGCGCCTGGCGTTATGAAAGCCTGAACGTGCTGCTTTGGGCGCTGGGGTTGGTAAAAGACCTGGCATATCCGGAACAGATATGCGATGTGGATGGTATCATTGCACTTATGCTCAGGCAACCGCGCACCATGATGACGTTTCAATCCCGCCCGCGTAGCGTGGATGAGATACTGGATGCCCTGGACCAAACATACCGTATGCACTGGGCTTGCGTGCAGGCGCGCCTGGAGCAGCAGGCACCCGGGGGAAATCTGAACGCTGATGTGGTATATGAAAGGCATTATGCGCTTAACTGGCTGGTGCGGTACCAGGAGCAGGATTGGGATGAGGTGACAACGAATACGTGACGTAGTATATGCATTAGCTGCAACAGCGAAAAATGGTATACATGTATCGAGGTGGAACCGTTGATGGCGTCGCTGGATTAGATGGTAAGTTCATTGCCGCTGCTCTCCGCAGCGGTTTTTTTCTTCCTGCAGGATGTGATGAACGGATTATTAAATATTAACCTAAAAGTATAACTTGTTGGCGTGAATGTTTTTTATCGCTGCCTATTATTTCTAATGCCAACCAATTGAGTGCATCGCATCCAGGGGAACTACACCTGCTATACCGCCGCGTAGCGGAAGGGAGTGAAGCGGCGTTTCGCCAGCTGGTGGATCACCATGCCCCGCGCTTACTGGCCCTGGCCGCCCGTATTACCGGATCTGCCGCCGTAGCAGACGACCTGGTGCAGGATACCTTCCTGAAAGTATGGCTTTCCCGCGACCAGCTTACCGAGGTGGAGCACCCCGAAGCCTGGATCAAGAAGATCTGTTTCTTCCTGGCCATTAACCACCTGCGCCGCCAGCAATTGCGCAGTAAGATCATGGACGTGGTGGAATACCGCCAGGCCCTGGATGCCCATGGATTGCCGGCTGAAGAGCTTGCCGAATTTCACCAGCTACTGGCCCTGCTCCACCAGGCCGTGAGGCAACTGCCTGCCAAACAGCAGTTGGTGTACCAGCTCAGTCGAGAGCAGGGACTTAGCATTGCGGAAATTGCGGAGCAAATGGGCCTTGCCGCCAGCACGGTTAAAAATCTGATGGTGATGGCCCTCAAAAATATCCGCACCGCCTTGCAGCATGCCGGCTACCCCCTGCTGGTGGCCATTTTGATCGATCTCCTGGTGTAGTGAAAAGAACTTTGCTTTTTTTCGGTACCATCCTTCCACTTATTTGTCTTATTAGTACATGGAACCAACAAGCCGCCTGAAATATCTCCTGGACCGCATGCAGGCACAAACTGCATCCGACGCCGAACTACAGGAACTGCAAGCCCTGGTGGCCGCCGATGAAAGTGGCGCCCTGCTGGATGCTGTGGAGCAATACCTGCCGGAGCCGGGCATGCTACCTGCTTACGATGCGGGCAAATGGACCAGGGTGGCGGACCAGATCCTGGCGGCCGACAGGCTGAAAGATGCTGCCATTGTGCCTTTGCGCCGGAAGGTGCCGGTGCTGCACCGGGCGGGTTGGGCTGCAGCCATCATCGTGCTGGTGGCCGTGGGGGGCTGGTGGTTGCATCATGCGCAGCGTCCTGTAAGGTCCCGGGAGCCACTTACCGGGCAACTGGCAGACGTAGGCCCCGCGTCCAACGGCGCTATCCTTACCCTGGCCAACGGACAGCAGGTATCACTGGATAGCATGGGCAATGGAGTAGTGGCCCGCCAGCAAGGCACCCGTGTAGTGCTGCAAGGCAATACCCTGCAGTACGAGGCTGGTAGCGGCAAAGCGAATGATGCATCCTGGAATACCGTGTCCACTCCCTACGGCCGGCAGTTCCAGCTGGTACTGCCTGATGGCAGCAAGGTATGGATGAATGCCGGCAGCACCCTGCAATTCCCGGTAGCATTCACCGGGGACATTCGCCAGGTAAAGCTTTCCGGCGAAGCCTATTTCGACATCCGGCAGAACAGTGCCCAGCCTTTCCACGTGCAGGTAAATAATAACGAAGACCTTACTGTATTAGGAACGGCATTTAACGTTAACGCCTATACGAACGAACAGCGTAGCTTCACGACGTTGATCAGCGGCGCTTTGCGGGTATCATCCGGCAATGCGAGTGTTACGCTAAAGCCAGGCCAGCAGGCTGTTGCGGCGGGTAAAGGTGTACTGCAACTGCAGGCGCAGGCCGATACGGAAACTGCCCTGGCCTGGAAGAACGGCCTGTTCAACTTTAACGGCGTAGGCCTGCACGCCATGCTGCGCCAGCTGGAACGCTGGTATGATCTCCAGGTAGTGTATGAAGGAAATGTACCGGATGTGCAGTTCTTCGGGGAAATGAGCCGCAACCTGCAGCTTTCCGATGTGCTGGCGGGGTTGGAACGGTCAGACGTGCATTTCAGGCTGGAAGCGGGCAGGCGACTGGTGGTGATGCCATAAGCATATTAATTGCTGACAGATAATTAAAACAACGTTCATTAGATAACCAAAATCATAAGATCGCTTTAACAATCGTAAAGAAGTAAAGGAAGAGGTCAACCAACAAAAAACGGAAGTGCGCTAACACTTCCGGTAGGCTTTGCTTGCGCAAAACTATCGTCTGGCTGATCTGAACCTGGTTTCGAGCCCTTCATTTATCAACCAAACATTGCAAATCTATGCAAAAAACTGCTTACAGGAGCCGTCCGGGACTGCCATGCCGGCTCGCAACCAAAATCGTTAGGATCATGAAACTCACTTCCGTGCTGTTGTTGGTCTTGTGCCTTCATGTGTCGGCCACTACATTTTCACAAGGCATCACTTTTTCCGGCAAGGGTGTTTCCCTGGAAAAAGTATTTTCCGAGATCAAACATCAAACGGGGTATGTTGTTTGGGGTAAATCTGAATTGCTCCACAATGCCCACCCGGTAACGCTTTCCGCGAAGCAGATGCCGCTCACCGACTTTCTCGATGTATTGCTGCAGGACCAGTCCATCCGCTACAAAATAGCCGGCAATACCATCATGCTGTTTGGTAAGCATGAAGCGGAAGCGGGAGCGGAGGCACCATTGGTGCTGACTCCGGTAACCGGCCGTGTAACAGACAGCCTGGGTGGCACGCTCATTGGCGCCACGGTGACCAACCTGGATACGCATCAATCCACCATGACCAATACCGCCGGGGAATTTACCGTGGAAGCTGCCGCCGGTCATACCTTGCGCATCAGTTTCGTAGGCTATGGGTCTAGAGAGATCGTTGTCACTGCTGGTATGGTGCAGGCAAAAAGGGTTGGCAATATCGGCCTGTCCCTGAGCACTTCTAACCTCGCTGCGCTCAACGTGTCTGCCAACACCGGCTACCAGAATATCCCCAAGGAACGCGCTACCGGTGCATTCGGCATTGTAACGGAAAAAACATTGAGCACCCGCCTGGAAACCAATGTGCTGGACCGCCTGGAAGGCACGGTACCAGGGCTTTTCATGAACAATGGCGGTGTAAATATCCGTGGCCTGGCCACGCTCTATGGCAACCAGGCGCCTT encodes the following:
- a CDS encoding RNA polymerase sigma factor; the protein is MSASHPGELHLLYRRVAEGSEAAFRQLVDHHAPRLLALAARITGSAAVADDLVQDTFLKVWLSRDQLTEVEHPEAWIKKICFFLAINHLRRQQLRSKIMDVVEYRQALDAHGLPAEELAEFHQLLALLHQAVRQLPAKQQLVYQLSREQGLSIAEIAEQMGLAASTVKNLMVMALKNIRTALQHAGYPLLVAILIDLLV
- a CDS encoding FecR family protein, whose product is MEPTSRLKYLLDRMQAQTASDAELQELQALVAADESGALLDAVEQYLPEPGMLPAYDAGKWTRVADQILAADRLKDAAIVPLRRKVPVLHRAGWAAAIIVLVAVGGWWLHHAQRPVRSREPLTGQLADVGPASNGAILTLANGQQVSLDSMGNGVVARQQGTRVVLQGNTLQYEAGSGKANDASWNTVSTPYGRQFQLVLPDGSKVWMNAGSTLQFPVAFTGDIRQVKLSGEAYFDIRQNSAQPFHVQVNNNEDLTVLGTAFNVNAYTNEQRSFTTLISGALRVSSGNASVTLKPGQQAVAAGKGVLQLQAQADTETALAWKNGLFNFNGVGLHAMLRQLERWYDLQVVYEGNVPDVQFFGEMSRNLQLSDVLAGLERSDVHFRLEAGRRLVVMP
- a CDS encoding DUF4272 domain-containing protein; amino-acid sequence: METYTLYFHRPDYEGLLAKAREAFPQARIRNQVQDGSQKIEITTTSGFLGRRRFLDISYRQREQPGYQLQRATCPVTAQLMGMYNFVAGIEAQDSAVKERLLRKIQTINAEVAISLGPDLSAAFQEFLQQLARDYDAVLFANVKTSLNKTGVPQFQDSRFRNIMDAEGSTGDGEINIQIDSKYFDGQKPATDAQLARKAATEALLREKGIRVNTHLPCVPDAGETNLRAQETIIERAYALLVTAALGAGVPKERLDGTRKEFDVKELSPEEDRYYQMAQLDAKAVSLCAWRYESLNVLLWALGLVKDLAYPEQICDVDGIIALMLRQPRTMMTFQSRPRSVDEILDALDQTYRMHWACVQARLEQQAPGGNLNADVVYERHYALNWLVRYQEQDWDEVTTNT